One part of the Enterococcus sp. DIV1094 genome encodes these proteins:
- the obgE gene encoding GTPase ObgE — protein MSMFLDQVTIDVKAGKGGDGMVAFRREKYVPDGGPAGGDGGQGGDVILVVDEGLRTLMDFRFNRHFKAQPGENGMSKGMHGRGSDDTYVKVPQGTTVRDAETGALLGDLIEDGQTLVVAKGGRGGRGNIRFASPRNPAPEIAENGEPGQERKIELELKVLADVGLVGFPSVGKSTLLSVISSARPKIGAYHFTTLVPNLGMVTTSDGRSFAAADLPGLIEGASQGVGLGTQFLRHIERTRVILHVIDMSGMEGRDPYEDYLAINHELSSHNLRLLERPQIIVANKMDMPDAEENLVKFKEQLNKNKEDEFADDIPVFPISGVTRKGLDALLNATADLLEVTPEFPLYEEEIEEETVHYGFNPEGPEFTIDREPDATWVLSGEKIEKLFQMTNFDHDETVMRFARQLRGMGVDEALRARGAKDGDLVRIGEFEFEFVE, from the coding sequence ATGTCCATGTTTTTAGATCAAGTAACGATCGACGTGAAGGCTGGTAAAGGCGGCGACGGGATGGTTGCCTTTCGTAGAGAAAAATATGTACCTGACGGTGGTCCTGCAGGTGGCGATGGTGGTCAAGGCGGCGATGTGATCTTAGTCGTTGACGAAGGATTACGTACGTTGATGGACTTCCGTTTCAACCGTCACTTTAAGGCTCAACCAGGAGAAAATGGTATGAGTAAAGGGATGCACGGACGTGGGTCAGATGATACGTATGTCAAAGTGCCTCAAGGAACAACAGTCCGTGATGCCGAAACAGGTGCGTTATTAGGTGATCTGATTGAAGATGGCCAAACGTTAGTAGTTGCCAAAGGTGGACGTGGCGGACGTGGAAATATCCGCTTTGCTTCTCCAAGAAACCCTGCACCAGAGATTGCAGAAAATGGAGAACCGGGACAAGAGCGTAAAATCGAATTAGAATTAAAAGTTTTAGCAGACGTAGGTCTAGTTGGCTTTCCTTCAGTAGGAAAATCAACCTTACTTTCAGTGATTTCTTCTGCCAGACCAAAAATCGGTGCGTATCATTTTACGACACTAGTACCCAATTTAGGGATGGTCACAACAAGTGACGGACGGAGTTTTGCTGCGGCGGATCTTCCTGGTTTGATCGAAGGCGCTTCTCAAGGTGTCGGCTTAGGTACACAATTTTTACGCCATATCGAGCGTACCCGCGTGATTTTGCATGTCATTGATATGAGTGGCATGGAAGGCCGCGACCCTTATGAAGATTACTTGGCGATCAACCACGAATTGTCTTCACATAACTTGCGCTTGTTGGAACGCCCACAAATCATCGTTGCCAATAAAATGGATATGCCAGATGCAGAAGAAAACTTAGTGAAGTTCAAAGAGCAATTAAATAAAAACAAAGAAGATGAATTTGCGGACGACATACCAGTATTCCCAATCTCTGGCGTGACTCGTAAAGGATTAGATGCGTTGCTGAATGCGACAGCTGATCTATTAGAAGTAACACCAGAATTCCCATTATATGAGGAAGAGATCGAGGAAGAAACCGTTCATTATGGCTTCAACCCAGAAGGTCCTGAATTTACGATCGATCGTGAGCCGGATGCAACATGGGTATTGTCAGGTGAGAAGATCGAGAAGTTATTCCAAATGACCAACTTCGACCATGATGAAACAGTTATGCGTTTTGCACGTCAATTACGTGGTATGGGTGTCGATGAAGCATTACGTGCCCGAGGAGCGAAAGACGGCGATTTAGTACGCATTGGCGAATTTGAGTTTGAATTTGTAGAGTAA